One stretch of Cellulomonas wangsupingiae DNA includes these proteins:
- the ctaE gene encoding aa3-type cytochrome oxidase subunit III: MSTATAASRPAPHLTVNRPNPVSVGTIVWLASELMFFAGLFAMYFTVRAAVPEEWAEQTVKLNLQFAFANTTVLVLSSVTCQMGVWAAERLQPVRTGSLMQFWRWGMNEWITLTYVMGAVFIGGQIFEYAELVEHGLTISSSPYGSVFYLTTGFHGLHVVGGLIAFLFLLGRSFAAKRFTHHEETTAIVTSYYWHFVDVVWIALFAVIYLVR, from the coding sequence GTGTCGACCGCAACGGCTGCCTCGCGCCCCGCCCCCCACCTGACCGTGAACCGACCGAACCCTGTGTCGGTCGGGACGATCGTGTGGCTCGCCAGCGAGCTCATGTTCTTCGCCGGGCTGTTCGCGATGTACTTCACGGTCCGCGCCGCCGTCCCGGAGGAGTGGGCGGAGCAGACGGTCAAGCTCAACCTGCAGTTCGCGTTCGCGAACACGACGGTCCTGGTGCTGTCGTCGGTGACCTGCCAGATGGGCGTGTGGGCGGCCGAGCGGCTCCAGCCCGTCCGCACCGGCTCGCTGATGCAGTTCTGGCGCTGGGGCATGAACGAGTGGATCACCCTGACGTACGTCATGGGAGCCGTCTTCATCGGCGGTCAGATCTTCGAGTACGCCGAGCTCGTCGAGCACGGCCTGACGATCTCGTCGTCGCCGTACGGCTCGGTGTTCTACCTGACGACCGGGTTCCACGGCCTGCACGTGGTCGGTGGGCTCATCGCGTTCCTCTTCCTGCTGGGACGCTCCTTCGCCGCCAAGCGGTTCACGCACCACGAGGAGACGACCGCGATCGTCACCTCGTACTACTGGCACTTCGTCGACGTGGTCTGGATCGCGCTGTTCGCGGTCATCTACCTCGTCCGATGA
- the qcrC gene encoding cytochrome bc1 complex diheme cytochrome c subunit produces the protein MKALAARRHDRRAPVVLLLLALLLTGALYAVLSPTSADAAPAAATADEVETGEKLFQANCATCHGPDATGTEVVPSLVGVGAAAVDFQVGTGRMPMQMNGPQAPAKPAQFDEDQIAALAAYVASLGPGPSVPTAEQVDPTLGDPASGMALFRTNCAMCHNAVGAGGALSEGKWAPNLWDTTPTHVYEAMSTGPQSMPVFNDATLTPDEKRDIIAYLDLQGGAAPGGIDLGSLGPVSEGLWAWVVGMGLLIGAAVWIGARSS, from the coding sequence GTGAAGGCACTCGCAGCCCGCAGGCACGACCGGCGTGCGCCGGTCGTGCTGCTCCTGCTGGCGCTGCTCCTCACCGGCGCGCTGTACGCCGTGCTGTCCCCCACGTCCGCCGACGCCGCGCCCGCGGCGGCCACGGCGGACGAGGTCGAGACCGGTGAGAAGCTGTTCCAGGCCAACTGCGCGACGTGCCACGGGCCGGACGCGACCGGCACGGAGGTCGTGCCGTCGCTGGTCGGCGTCGGCGCCGCAGCCGTCGACTTCCAGGTCGGTACCGGCCGCATGCCCATGCAGATGAACGGCCCGCAGGCGCCGGCCAAGCCGGCCCAGTTCGACGAGGACCAGATCGCCGCGCTCGCGGCCTACGTCGCCTCGCTCGGCCCCGGCCCGTCCGTCCCCACCGCGGAGCAGGTCGACCCGACGCTGGGCGACCCGGCGAGCGGCATGGCGCTGTTCCGTACCAACTGCGCGATGTGCCACAACGCCGTCGGAGCCGGCGGCGCGCTCTCCGAGGGCAAGTGGGCACCGAACCTGTGGGACACCACGCCCACGCACGTCTACGAGGCGATGTCCACCGGCCCGCAGTCCATGCCGGTCTTCAACGACGCGACCCTGACCCCGGACGAGAAGCGCGACATCATCGCGTACCTCGACCTGCAGGGCGGGGCCGCTCCCGGCGGTATCGACCTCGGCAGCCTCGGACCGGTGAGCGAGGGCCTGTGGGCCTGGGTCGTCGGCATGGGGCTCCTCATCGGCGCAGCAGTCTGGATCGGAGCGAGGTCCTCGTGA
- the qcrA gene encoding cytochrome bc1 complex Rieske iron-sulfur subunit, producing MSTTHDHGHDGHEPGDGLGTDVVLREGEDAGRFPNPGMGPHRPRRSDVDPAANKRAERQVVALFTVSIVGAIGFIVAYFALPLDETPERLRISNLALGLGLALSLLGIGLAAVHWAKALMNDHEKAEDRHAQRSSDETRAQAVQVLKDGAQDSAIGRRGVLKGALVSSLALFPLTIALPLIGEVGEDWDVSKFKRTMWAKNKKLTIDPTGRPIKAADVTIGSVVHVIPEGLDETDAPLDEKAKAVVLLVRLDPRDIKSEQGEGWSYDGIVAFSKICTHVGCPVALYEQQTHHLLCPCHQSTFDVADSAKVVFGPAKRPLPQLPITVDDEGYLVAQSDFHEPIGPSFWERLR from the coding sequence GTGAGCACCACCCACGACCACGGCCACGACGGCCACGAGCCCGGCGACGGACTCGGGACGGACGTCGTCCTGCGCGAGGGCGAGGACGCCGGACGGTTCCCGAACCCCGGCATGGGTCCGCACCGGCCGCGCCGGTCCGACGTCGACCCGGCGGCGAACAAGCGGGCGGAGCGACAGGTCGTCGCCCTGTTCACCGTCTCGATCGTCGGCGCCATCGGCTTCATCGTGGCGTACTTCGCCCTGCCGCTCGACGAGACCCCCGAGCGCTTGCGCATCTCCAACCTCGCCCTCGGGCTCGGGCTGGCGCTGTCGCTGCTCGGCATCGGGCTCGCGGCCGTGCACTGGGCCAAGGCGCTCATGAACGACCACGAGAAGGCGGAGGACCGTCACGCGCAGCGCAGCTCGGACGAGACCCGCGCCCAGGCGGTGCAGGTCCTCAAGGACGGCGCGCAGGACTCGGCCATCGGCCGGCGCGGGGTGCTCAAGGGCGCCCTCGTGTCCTCGCTCGCGCTCTTCCCGCTGACGATCGCCCTGCCGCTGATCGGCGAGGTCGGCGAGGACTGGGACGTCTCGAAGTTCAAGCGCACGATGTGGGCGAAGAACAAGAAGCTGACGATCGACCCGACGGGCCGGCCCATCAAGGCCGCCGACGTCACGATCGGCTCGGTCGTCCACGTCATCCCCGAGGGTCTCGACGAGACCGACGCACCGCTGGACGAGAAGGCCAAGGCCGTCGTCCTGCTGGTCCGCCTGGACCCCCGGGACATCAAGTCGGAGCAGGGCGAGGGCTGGTCGTACGACGGCATCGTCGCCTTCTCGAAGATCTGCACCCACGTGGGATGCCCGGTGGCGCTCTACGAGCAGCAGACGCACCACCTGCTGTGCCCGTGCCACCAGAGCACGTTCGACGTCGCCGACAGCGCGAAGGTCGTGTTCGGTCCTGCCAAGCGGCCGCTGCCCCAGCTGCCGATCACCGTCGACGACGAGGGCTACCTGGTCGCGCAGAGCGACTTTCACGAGCCCATCGGTCCGAGCTTCTGGGAGCGGCTGCGATGA
- the qcrB gene encoding cytochrome bc1 complex cytochrome b subunit has product MSATTAPSGNKAAATADYLDQRTGVGKAVKEFARKIFPDHWSFLLGEIALYSFVTLLISGVFLTLFFVPSMNEVHYEGPWPTMHGVEMSEAFASTLRLSFEVRGGLLMRQIHHWAALIFMASIVTHMMRVFFTGAFRKPRELNWVVGFVLMILGLAAGFTGYSLPDDVLSGNGLRITDGVVRSIPILGSYLSYFIFGGEFPGHDVIPRLFTLHILVVPGLILAMVALHLFFVVLHKHTQYPGSGRTNANVVGYPLFPIYVAKAGGYFFVVFGVIALMGATMSINPVWNYGPYDPSPVSAGAQPDWYMLFLEGSLRLMPGQTEYVLFGPDGYTLALNVLIPAVVIPGALFSILALYPFVEAFATGDKREHHVLDRPRNRPFRTALGVSVLVAFFILVLAGSNDIIATHFDLSINDITWVFRFLFFLAPWAAFVITKRICLGLQRKDRELVLHGHETGQIVRFASGEYIEVHKPLDEHERWLRVQHDPTRPIEIEPAEDSRGVRRKGYRLDRMRQRLSQVFYEDRVEPVTPAELQASHSHGEHDELGSDQEKAPAQMLGESAPTGGGSRLRPEDETDLDTRNR; this is encoded by the coding sequence ATGAGCGCCACCACCGCACCGAGCGGGAACAAGGCTGCCGCCACCGCCGACTACCTCGACCAGCGCACCGGCGTCGGGAAGGCGGTCAAGGAGTTCGCCCGCAAGATCTTCCCCGACCACTGGTCGTTCCTGCTGGGCGAGATCGCGCTGTACAGCTTCGTCACGCTGCTGATCTCGGGTGTCTTCCTCACCCTGTTCTTCGTCCCGAGCATGAACGAGGTGCACTACGAGGGCCCGTGGCCCACGATGCACGGCGTCGAGATGTCCGAGGCGTTCGCGTCGACCCTGCGCCTGTCGTTCGAGGTGCGCGGTGGCCTGCTCATGCGGCAGATCCACCACTGGGCCGCGCTGATCTTCATGGCGTCGATCGTGACGCACATGATGCGCGTCTTCTTCACCGGGGCGTTCCGCAAGCCGCGCGAGCTGAACTGGGTCGTGGGCTTCGTCCTGATGATCCTCGGCCTCGCGGCGGGCTTCACGGGCTACTCCCTGCCCGACGACGTGCTGTCCGGCAACGGCCTGCGCATCACCGACGGCGTGGTCCGGTCCATCCCGATCCTCGGCAGCTACCTGTCGTACTTCATCTTCGGCGGCGAGTTCCCCGGCCACGACGTGATCCCGCGGCTGTTCACGCTGCACATCCTCGTGGTGCCGGGACTCATCCTGGCCATGGTGGCGCTGCACCTGTTCTTCGTCGTGCTGCACAAGCACACGCAGTACCCGGGCTCGGGCCGTACGAACGCCAACGTCGTGGGCTACCCGCTGTTCCCGATCTACGTCGCGAAGGCCGGCGGCTACTTCTTCGTGGTGTTCGGCGTCATCGCCCTCATGGGCGCCACGATGTCGATCAACCCGGTCTGGAACTACGGGCCGTACGACCCGTCACCCGTGTCCGCCGGCGCTCAGCCCGACTGGTACATGCTGTTCCTCGAGGGCTCGCTGCGCCTGATGCCGGGCCAGACGGAGTACGTGCTCTTCGGCCCCGACGGGTACACGCTCGCGCTCAACGTCCTCATCCCGGCCGTGGTCATCCCGGGGGCGCTGTTCTCCATCCTCGCGCTGTACCCCTTCGTCGAGGCCTTCGCCACCGGCGACAAGCGCGAGCACCACGTGCTGGACCGGCCGCGCAACCGCCCGTTCCGCACGGCGCTCGGCGTGTCGGTGCTGGTCGCGTTCTTCATCCTCGTGCTGGCCGGCTCGAACGACATCATCGCGACCCACTTCGACCTGTCGATCAACGACATCACGTGGGTGTTCCGGTTCCTGTTCTTCCTCGCACCGTGGGCCGCGTTCGTCATCACGAAGCGCATCTGCCTCGGTCTGCAGCGCAAGGACCGCGAGCTGGTGCTGCACGGGCACGAGACCGGCCAGATCGTGCGGTTCGCGTCCGGTGAGTACATCGAGGTCCACAAGCCGCTCGACGAGCACGAGCGCTGGCTGCGGGTGCAGCACGACCCGACGCGCCCCATCGAGATCGAGCCGGCCGAGGACTCCCGCGGCGTCCGCCGCAAGGGGTACCGCCTCGACCGCATGCGCCAGCGCCTGTCGCAGGTCTTCTACGAGGACCGCGTGGAGCCGGTGACACCTGCCGAGCTGCAGGCGTCGCACTCGCACGGCGAGCACGACGAGCTCGGCTCCGACCAGGAGAAGGCACCCGCGCAGATGCTCGGCGAGAGCGCCCCGACGGGCGGCGGATCCCGCCTGCGCCCGGAGGATGAGACGGACCTCGACACGCGGAACAGGTGA
- a CDS encoding superoxide dismutase: MADYTLPDLPYDYAALEPHISGRIMELHHDKHHAAYVAGANTALEKLAAAREADDFATVNLQEKNLAFNLGGHVNHSVFWENLSPDGGDQPVGELAAAIDEFFGSFAAFQKHFAANALGIQGSGWSILGWDSVGQKLAIFQLYDQQSNYPLGLVPIVVLDMWEHAFYLDYVNVKADYVKAWWNIVNWADAAERFARARTQTAGLIVPTV, encoded by the coding sequence ATGGCTGACTACACGCTCCCGGATCTGCCGTACGACTACGCGGCGCTCGAGCCGCACATCTCCGGCAGGATCATGGAGCTGCACCACGACAAGCACCACGCCGCGTACGTCGCGGGCGCGAACACGGCGCTCGAGAAGCTGGCTGCGGCGCGCGAGGCGGACGACTTCGCGACGGTGAACCTCCAGGAGAAGAACCTCGCGTTCAACCTGGGCGGGCACGTGAACCACTCGGTCTTCTGGGAGAACCTCTCCCCCGACGGCGGCGACCAGCCCGTCGGTGAGCTGGCGGCCGCCATCGACGAGTTCTTCGGCTCGTTCGCAGCGTTCCAGAAGCACTTCGCCGCCAACGCGCTGGGCATCCAGGGCTCCGGCTGGTCGATCCTGGGCTGGGACTCCGTGGGTCAGAAGCTGGCGATCTTCCAGCTGTACGACCAGCAGAGCAACTACCCGCTGGGCCTCGTGCCCATCGTCGTGCTCGACATGTGGGAGCACGCCTTCTACCTCGACTACGTCAACGTCAAGGCGGACTACGTCAAGGCGTGGTGGAACATCGTCAACTGGGCCGACGCCGCGGAGCGGTTCGCGCGGGCCCGTACGCAGACCGCCGGGCTCATCGTCCCGACCGTCTGA
- a CDS encoding cytochrome c oxidase subunit 4, whose translation MKIEAKLFLYGILFFIPVGLVYGFWSDGEAVGTVGIPLVGGLVGMIGGYFALLARRIDARPEDDELGEIEQGAGNQGTFSPWSWWPLVVALAASVAFLAMAVGWWLMAVAVPLGVVGLVGWFFEFSRGQHAH comes from the coding sequence ATGAAGATCGAGGCCAAGCTCTTCCTGTACGGGATCCTGTTCTTCATCCCCGTCGGGCTCGTCTACGGCTTCTGGAGCGACGGCGAGGCGGTCGGGACGGTCGGCATCCCGCTCGTCGGCGGCCTCGTCGGGATGATCGGCGGCTACTTCGCCCTCCTGGCGCGTCGCATCGACGCCCGCCCCGAGGACGACGAGCTCGGCGAGATCGAGCAGGGGGCCGGCAACCAGGGCACGTTCAGCCCGTGGAGCTGGTGGCCGCTGGTCGTGGCGCTCGCCGCGTCCGTGGCGTTCCTCGCGATGGCGGTGGGCTGGTGGCTCATGGCCGTCGCCGTGCCGCTCGGCGTCGTCGGGCTCGTCGGCTGGTTCTTCGAGTTCTCCCGCGGGCAGCACGCGCACTGA
- the ctaD gene encoding aa3-type cytochrome oxidase subunit I, with product MAAHTEVIPGLAPRRQSLGRTIVKWITSTDHKTIGYLYLITSFIWFAIGGILALLIRAELFAPGIDLFQSKEQYNQAFTMHGTIMLLLFATPLFAGFANIIMPLQIGAPDVAFPRLNMFAYWLYLFGGLIAAAGFLTPQGAASFGWFAYAPLSNQMYSPGLGGDLWVFGLALTGFGTILGAVNFITTVVTMRAPGMTMFRMPIFTWNILVTSLLVLMAFPPLAAALFALGADRRLGAQVFNPDNGGALLWQHLFWFFGHPEVYIIALPFFGIVTEILPVFSRKPIFGYKGLIYATIAIAALSVTVWAHHMYVTGAVLLPFFSFMTMLIAVPTGVKFFNWIGTMWRGKLTFETPMLWSIGFLVTFLFGGLTGVILSSPALDFHLSDTYFVVAHFHYVVFGTVVFAMFAGFYFWWPKFTGRMLDERLGKIHFWILFVGFHMTFLIQHWLGVIGMPRRYADYSPDDGFTWMNQVSTVGSAILAASTLPFLWNVYTTWRNAPKVTVDDPWGYGGSLEWATSCPPPRHNFTSLPRIRSERPAFDLHHPEVAAMDHVEPEDPGPLDWAPQRTGERELAEERMERGTGQERQSSATVVEDDIDDVRARRDDEEEQR from the coding sequence ATGGCGGCGCACACCGAGGTCATCCCCGGACTGGCGCCCCGGCGGCAGTCGCTGGGACGCACGATCGTGAAGTGGATCACCTCCACCGACCACAAGACGATCGGGTACCTGTACCTGATCACCTCGTTCATCTGGTTCGCGATCGGCGGCATCCTCGCGCTGCTCATCCGCGCCGAGCTGTTCGCGCCCGGGATCGACCTGTTCCAGTCCAAGGAGCAGTACAACCAGGCGTTCACCATGCACGGCACGATCATGCTGCTGCTGTTCGCGACGCCGCTGTTCGCCGGGTTCGCCAACATCATCATGCCGCTGCAGATCGGCGCGCCGGACGTCGCGTTCCCGCGGCTGAACATGTTCGCGTACTGGCTGTACCTCTTCGGCGGACTCATCGCCGCCGCCGGCTTCCTCACGCCGCAGGGCGCCGCGTCGTTCGGCTGGTTCGCGTACGCGCCGCTGTCGAACCAGATGTACTCGCCGGGCCTCGGGGGAGACCTGTGGGTCTTCGGCCTCGCGCTCACCGGCTTCGGCACGATCCTCGGCGCCGTCAACTTCATCACCACGGTCGTCACGATGCGCGCGCCCGGCATGACGATGTTCCGCATGCCGATCTTCACCTGGAACATCCTGGTGACGTCGCTGCTGGTGCTGATGGCCTTCCCGCCGCTGGCGGCCGCCCTGTTCGCGCTCGGCGCGGACCGGCGCCTGGGCGCCCAGGTCTTCAACCCGGACAACGGTGGTGCGCTGCTGTGGCAGCACCTGTTCTGGTTCTTCGGGCATCCGGAGGTCTACATCATCGCGCTGCCGTTCTTCGGCATCGTGACCGAGATCCTGCCGGTCTTCAGCCGCAAGCCGATCTTCGGCTACAAGGGCCTCATCTACGCCACGATCGCGATCGCCGCGCTGTCCGTGACGGTGTGGGCGCACCACATGTACGTGACCGGTGCCGTCCTGCTGCCGTTCTTCTCGTTCATGACGATGCTCATCGCCGTGCCGACCGGTGTGAAGTTCTTCAACTGGATCGGCACGATGTGGCGAGGAAAACTCACCTTCGAGACTCCCATGCTCTGGTCGATCGGATTCCTCGTGACGTTCCTCTTCGGAGGACTCACGGGCGTGATCCTGTCGAGCCCCGCCCTGGACTTCCACCTGTCCGACACGTACTTCGTCGTGGCGCACTTCCACTACGTCGTGTTCGGCACGGTCGTGTTCGCGATGTTCGCCGGCTTCTACTTCTGGTGGCCCAAGTTCACCGGCCGGATGCTCGACGAGCGCCTCGGCAAGATCCACTTCTGGATCCTGTTCGTCGGCTTCCACATGACGTTCCTCATCCAGCACTGGCTGGGCGTGATCGGCATGCCCCGTCGCTACGCCGACTACTCGCCGGACGACGGCTTCACGTGGATGAACCAGGTCTCGACGGTCGGCTCGGCCATCCTCGCCGCCTCGACGCTGCCGTTCCTCTGGAACGTGTACACGACCTGGCGCAACGCGCCGAAGGTCACCGTCGACGACCCGTGGGGCTACGGCGGTTCGCTGGAGTGGGCGACGAGCTGCCCGCCCCCGCGGCACAACTTCACGTCGCTGCCGCGCATCCGCTCCGAGCGCCCCGCGTTCGACCTGCACCACCCCGAGGTCGCGGCCATGGACCACGTGGAGCCCGAGGACCCGGGACCGCTGGACTGGGCGCCGCAGCGCACCGGTGAGCGTGAGCTCGCCGAGGAGCGCATGGAGCGCGGCACGGGCCAGGAGCGCCAGTCGTCCGCCACGGTGGTCGAGGACGACATCGACGACGTGCGGGCGCGCCGCGACGACGAGGAGGAGCAGCGATGA
- the ctaC gene encoding aa3-type cytochrome oxidase subunit II, with protein MHPLPPRRTRRTIVAVLATALVLVLSGCSETVQRGWLPGDSDHEATDQTGRIVSLWVGSWVAALAVGVITWGLILWCVAVYRKRKDDHTLPVQLRYHVPLEIMYILLPIVMVGVLFYHTNDDTLAIQDTSAEPDVNIQVVGKQWSWDFNYLDEDVYETGQQAQNFGVEFPSLDDQVTLYLPVDQRVEFTLDSRDVVHSFWIPEFLYKLDVIPGYTNTFQVTPTREGVFRGKCAELCGEEHSSMLFNVAVVSQEEYDAHMEELRERGQTGSLGLEYSRLQDLDDVAKDEH; from the coding sequence GTGCACCCGCTTCCCCCCCGCCGCACACGGCGAACGATCGTCGCCGTGCTGGCCACGGCGCTCGTGCTCGTGCTCAGCGGCTGCTCCGAGACCGTCCAGCGCGGCTGGCTGCCCGGCGACTCCGACCACGAGGCGACCGACCAGACCGGTCGGATCGTCTCCCTGTGGGTCGGGTCCTGGGTCGCGGCCCTGGCGGTCGGCGTCATCACCTGGGGTCTGATCCTGTGGTGCGTCGCGGTCTACCGGAAGCGCAAGGACGACCACACGCTGCCGGTGCAGCTGAGGTACCACGTCCCGCTCGAGATCATGTACATCCTGCTGCCGATCGTCATGGTGGGCGTGCTCTTCTACCACACCAACGACGACACGCTCGCGATCCAGGACACCTCCGCCGAGCCGGACGTGAACATCCAGGTCGTCGGCAAGCAGTGGAGCTGGGACTTCAACTACCTCGACGAGGACGTCTACGAGACGGGCCAGCAGGCCCAGAACTTCGGCGTGGAGTTCCCGTCGCTCGACGACCAGGTGACGCTCTACCTGCCGGTCGACCAGCGCGTGGAGTTCACGCTCGACTCGCGCGACGTCGTCCACTCGTTCTGGATCCCCGAGTTCCTCTACAAGCTCGACGTGATCCCGGGGTACACCAACACCTTCCAGGTCACGCCGACGCGTGAGGGCGTCTTCCGCGGGAAGTGCGCCGAGCTCTGCGGGGAGGAGCACTCCTCGATGCTGTTCAACGTCGCGGTCGTCTCCCAGGAGGAGTACGACGCCCACATGGAGGAGCTGCGCGAGCGCGGCCAGACGGGCTCGCTGGGCCTGGAGTACAGCCGGTTGCAGGACCTTGACGACGTGGCAAAGGACGAGCACTGA
- a CDS encoding cysteine desulfurase family protein: MTTTVPRDAAPPPRAVLDVAGHAPLRPAARAALLESLDQGWADPRRLHAEGRRARLLLDGAREAIAACLGARTDEVDLVPTHTLALHNAVRSVARGRRRAGADVVVGAVERAALHHVATFVADRSGGEVRTVGVDGYGRVDPEAFAAAATAGTGLAVLQHANGEVGTRQPVEEVHGRLQARGVPLVVDVGASAGHVDVGRAGDVLVADAGDWGGPALGVVVTRAGVRRSPDWPEDEDRWSPGGVHVPVALAAAVALQEAAAGRAAADAHRRGLVDEVRRRVAAEVPDVQVAGDPVDRLPHVVTFSCLYVDGEAIVERLDRAGFGVGSGSACTSSALEPSHVLAAMGVLTQGNVRLSLPPDVEAAAVRRFCDVLPGAVADVRAALGA, encoded by the coding sequence GTGACCACCACCGTGCCCCGCGACGCCGCCCCTCCCCCGCGGGCCGTGCTCGACGTCGCGGGCCACGCGCCGCTGCGACCCGCCGCACGGGCCGCCCTGCTCGAGTCGCTCGACCAGGGCTGGGCCGACCCGCGCCGGCTGCACGCCGAGGGCCGGCGCGCACGCCTGCTGCTCGACGGCGCCCGGGAGGCGATCGCCGCCTGCCTCGGCGCACGCACCGACGAGGTCGACCTCGTGCCCACGCACACGCTCGCGCTGCACAACGCCGTGCGGTCGGTCGCGCGCGGGCGCCGCCGCGCGGGCGCCGACGTCGTCGTGGGCGCCGTGGAGCGCGCGGCGCTGCACCACGTGGCGACGTTCGTCGCGGACCGCTCCGGCGGCGAGGTCCGCACCGTCGGCGTCGACGGGTACGGCCGGGTGGACCCCGAGGCGTTCGCGGCCGCCGCCACGGCAGGCACCGGCCTCGCGGTCCTGCAGCACGCGAACGGCGAGGTCGGCACGCGGCAGCCCGTCGAGGAGGTGCACGGCCGGCTGCAGGCGCGCGGCGTGCCCCTGGTCGTCGACGTCGGCGCCAGCGCGGGCCACGTGGACGTGGGCCGTGCCGGCGACGTGCTCGTGGCCGACGCCGGCGACTGGGGTGGGCCCGCGCTGGGCGTCGTCGTGACGCGGGCGGGCGTGCGCCGCAGCCCGGACTGGCCGGAGGACGAGGACCGGTGGTCACCGGGCGGGGTGCACGTGCCCGTCGCGCTGGCGGCCGCCGTCGCGCTGCAGGAGGCGGCGGCGGGCCGGGCGGCGGCCGACGCGCACCGCCGCGGCCTCGTCGACGAGGTCCGTCGCCGGGTCGCCGCCGAGGTGCCCGACGTCCAGGTCGCCGGCGACCCCGTCGACCGGCTCCCCCACGTCGTGACGTTCTCGTGCCTGTACGTCGACGGTGAGGCGATCGTGGAACGTCTGGACCGCGCCGGGTTCGGCGTGGGCTCGGGCTCCGCGTGCACGTCGAGCGCGCTGGAGCCCAGCCACGTCCTCGCCGCGATGGGCGTGCTCACGCAGGGCAACGTGCGCCTGTCGCTTCCCCCGGACGTGGAGGCCGCGGCCGTGCGGAGGTTCTGCGACGTGCTGCCCGGCGCCGTCGCCGACGTGCGCGCCGCACTCGGCGCCTGA
- the erpA gene encoding iron-sulfur cluster insertion protein ErpA, producing MSETTQTATHGVQLSDVAAEKVRSLLEQEGRDDLRLRVAVQPGGCSGLIYQLYFDERLLDGDATRDYDGVEVVVDRMSVPYLEGATIDFADTIEKQGFTIDNPNAGSACACGGSFS from the coding sequence ATGAGCGAGACCACGCAGACCGCGACGCACGGCGTCCAGCTCAGCGACGTGGCGGCCGAGAAGGTGCGCAGCCTGCTCGAGCAGGAGGGTCGCGACGACCTCCGCCTGCGCGTCGCGGTGCAGCCCGGCGGCTGCTCCGGCCTGATCTACCAGCTGTACTTCGACGAGCGCCTGCTCGACGGGGACGCGACCCGCGACTACGACGGCGTCGAGGTCGTGGTGGACCGCATGAGCGTCCCCTACCTCGAGGGCGCGACGATCGACTTCGCGGACACCATCGAGAAGCAGGGCTTCACGATCGACAACCCCAACGCGGGCAGCGCCTGCGCGTGCGGCGGCTCCTTCAGCTGA